One Ostrea edulis chromosome 2, xbOstEdul1.1, whole genome shotgun sequence genomic region harbors:
- the LOC130051533 gene encoding uncharacterized protein LOC130051533 — MADELHIYEDISDYKYCVSEKINNKIRPPLYGQFASLYDSVPANDYLNYPKPLPREFEKCKDLIEKYVDAREVIPFMKANIEEDDINRIINKSNYSTSDGTKEFLKCLQKYSSSHAPFIWRSFELALKEADYDFVWKRIKGEIDGLQEECHEERKKRIQINRGLIYQHVDASDICPDLVSYKVISHARYEIIKSEEQQRGKCNATSPLIDSIWRLHVNWFEIFLRVLRNHNHGFIADEINKATGKSVKFNDTGHYHNTKMYDIPTTKSKVYGEYQPCCPCPVRYFRFENNGIEQRNIEKREENVSSNYDSITYTRQVDGYTIYTPPSYMYLPYSE; from the exons ATGGCGGATgaattacatatttatgaagACATTTCTGATTACAAATATTGTGTGAGTGAAAagatcaat AACAAAATACGTCCCCCATTATATGGTCAATTTGCATCTCTGTATGACAGTGTACCGGCAAATGATTATCTTAACTATCCGAAACCATTGCCAAgagaatttgaaaaatgcaaaGACTTAATAGAAAAATATGTGGATGCCAGAGAGGTTATTCCATTCATGAAAGCAAACATCGAGGAGGACG ATATCAATCGTATCATAAATAAGAGTAATTATTCAACCAGCGATGGAACAAAGGAGTTCCTGAAGTGTCTGCAAAAATACTCCAGTAGTCATGCACCATTTATATGGAGAAGTTTTGAATTGGCGCTCAAAGAAGCAG ATTATGACTTTGTTTGGAAAAGAATCAAAGGAGAAATAGATGGCCTACAAGAAGAATGTCATGAAGAACGAAAGAAAAGAATTCAAATAAATAGAGGTCTAATTTATCAACACGTAGATGCTTCTGACATTTGTCCTGATTTAGTGTCGTACAAAGTGATCAGTCATGCACGATATGAGATCATAAAATCTGAGGAACAACAACGTGGAAAATGTAATGCAACTTCTCCATTGATAGATTCCATATGGAGACTCCATGTCAActggtttgaaatatttttgcgTGTATTAAGGAATCATAATCACGGTTTCATTGCTGATGAAATTAATAAAGCAACAG GAAAAAGCGTTAAATTCAACGACACAGGACACTATCACAATACAAAAATGTATGATATACCCACTACCAAAAGTAAAGTTTATGGTGAATACCAACCATGTTGTCCGTGTCCGGTACGATATTTTCGTTTTGAAAATAATGGAATCGAGCAAAGAAATATAGAGAAAAGGGAAGAAAATGTCTCCTCCAACTATGACTCTATTACCTATACCAGACAGGTCGATGgatatacaatatacactccGCCATCTTACATGTACCTTCCGTATAGTGAGTGA
- the LOC125681563 gene encoding histone H2AX-like produces the protein MKLYVLVGAFFGITIQHTKGNYAERAGTGAPVYLAAVLENLATVVLELAGNAARDNKNTRIIPRHLQLAIRNDEELNKLLSGMTIAQSGVLPNIQDVLLPKKTGTAGKNSSQSQKL, from the exons ATGAAACTGTACGTGTTGGTGGGAGCATTTTTCGGGATTACGATTCAGCACACCAAAG gaaactaTGCAGAACGAGCGGGTACAGGTGCCCCTGTGTATTTAGCAGCAGTGTTAGAAAACCTGGCAACAGTAGTCTTGGAGTTGGCGGGTAATGCTGCCCGAGACAACAAGAACACCAGGATTATTCCCCGTCACCTTCAGCTGGCCATCCGTAACGATGAAGAGCTGAACAAACTCCTGTCTGGAATGACTATTGCCCAAAGTGGTGTCTTGCCTAACATCCAGGATGTGCTCTTACCAAAGAAAACAGGAACAGCAGGCAAAAACTCATCACAGTCCCAGAAGTTGTAA